The Salvia splendens isolate huo1 chromosome 21, SspV2, whole genome shotgun sequence genome includes a window with the following:
- the LOC121785125 gene encoding WPP domain-associated protein-like: protein MEGGEVMVNGGTSNGYGCGVPCGNGLGKLCSENGSRGTSVSEDANGNLADVVLEDWENYWEDISDRLMILPLVSDSVIKGMVTAVEQDCAERIAAQELEMTSLKERLQSYEVGLGKYEDVRLPMAHKEYDIGKSSCSACVCQKRESMREELNGLRNFAREQFKKAEKEIECAIRSNLAKKTSSGLVGLGGILDEMHSGSWVDVNNTLQCLNTKFDTVCEKVDDLLFCSDISFCECQQGDKLLAKVQNVATQTMFTSSSKEFEENMLKQEFQLCGIQNMDWLEKFNDVASLGTKLEAIQKSLSMPEAELVSHGSNDLDNLHPKAFGNHVTRPTSLYGENGTVDEPNVHVAESYDFQLFKHMSKEALVTYFTNSITKIKRDHESDLHQMTDIYFSLKREYLKMKGSFVANMKYEEFDALRKKIAQVSSKLENFLSENEQFPALTKSLQSRENMKHRLESLLSENHHLRGCLIDKENEVKSLKEQVSSAASEILQHSLAEKNLLKLVESLRCALKESCIKASLGEEIYKSVLRAQIAQTRRRSVDLDMELLITRGIYDIILREAAIPVETASKYGIEDSDIETLLMQGFNALLFTEIIRDSWKQLDNLNQKVLINEEKVACLERKSLEKENELMLEVEEKEKLKQEIQDLRLAMEDKEKLEMDLSLALSKEKEQFELALTDLITVREDASRQQKLVTESNRDLESLRLKHVEALDQIEVCKSEINKLGQKLSQTEAVLTKADIEKSATFTRIQELHDKLSLRETRETTIKKEMERAANRFSKLFSEFEWRVSGAIKSTSSRLEDANSPLKAITEMANELRRSELLYKQKLERGNTDLKMAESEVDLLGDEVDTLLRLLEKIYIALDHYSPVLKHYPGVIEILELVKRELSGESTRML from the exons ATGGAGGGTGGAGAGGTGATGGTGAATGGTGGGACTTCAAATGGGTATGGATGTGGCGTTCCATGTGGAAATGGGTTGGGGAAATTATGCAGCGAGAATGGGTCGAGAGGAACCAGTGTTTCGGAAGACGCGAATGGGAATTTAGCTGATGTGGTGTTGGAGGATTGGGAGAATTATTGGGAAGACATTAGTGATCGGTTAATGATTTTGCCGTTGGTAAGTGATTCTGTTATCAAGGGAATGGTGACTGCTGTGGAGCAAGACTGTGCTGAACGAATTGCTGCGCAGGAACTGGAAATGACTAGTTTGAAGGAGAGATTGCAGTCTTATGAGGTGGGTCTTGGTAAATATGAGGATGTAAGGTTGCCAATGGCTCATAAAGAATATGATATTGGGAAATCTTCTTGTTCAGCTTGtgtctgccagaaacgtgaaaGTATGAGGGAAGAATTGAATGGTTTAAGGAATTTTGCGAGAGAGCAGTTCAAGAAGGCTGAAAAAGAGATTGAGTGTGCTATAAGATCTAATCTGGCCAAGAAGACCAGTTCGGGGTTGGTCGGCTTGGGTGGAATATTGGATGAGATGCATTCGGGTAGCTGGGTTGATGTAAATAATACGCTGCAATGCCTAAATACAAAGTTTGATACTGTATGCGAAAAGGTGGATGATCTATTGTTCTGCTCCGATATCTCATTTTGTGAATGTCAGCAGGGTGATAAATTATTAGCAAAAGTTCAGAATGTAGCTACACAAACAATGTTTACGAGTTCTTCaaaggagtttgaggagaacatgtTGAAACAAGAATTTCAACTTTGTGGAATACAAAACATGGATTGGCTTGAAAAGTTCAATGATGTAGCTTCTTTAGGGACCAAGTTGGAAGCAATTCAGAAGTCACTCTCCATGCCCGAAGCAGAGTTAGTTTCTCATGGATCTAATGATTTGGACAATTTGCACCCTAAGGCTTTCGGCAACCACGTGACTCGGCCAACCTCACTTTATGGAGAAAATGGGACAGTGGATGAACCAAATGTCCATGTTGCAGAGAGCTATGATTTTCAGCTGTTTAAACACATGTCTAAAGAAGCATTGGTGACTTATTTTACTAACAGTATTACTAAAATTAAGAGAGATCATGAGTCAGATCTACACCAGATGACTGATATTTATTTCAGTTTGAAACGGGAATACCTCAAAATGAAGGGGTCTTTCGTGGCAAACATGAAATATGAAGAATTTGATGCACTAAGGAAAAAGATTGCTCAAGTTAGTTCAAAATTGGAGAACTTCCTCTCAGAAAATGAACAATTTCCTGCATTGACCAAAAGTCTTCAGAGTAGGGAAAATATGAAGCATAGACTAGAGAGTCTTCTATCTGAAAATCATCACTTGAGAGGTTGTCTCATTGACAAGGAAAATGAGGTAAAGAGTCTAAAAGAGCAGGTTTCGAGTGCGGCTTCAGAAATCTTGCAGCATTCTTTGGCTGAGAAAAACCTTCTAAAGCTAGTGGAAAGCCTCCGGTGTGCTTTGAAAGAATCATGTATAAAAGCTTCACTCGGTGAAGAAATATATAAATCTGTTCTCAGGGCACAGATTGCACAGACCAGGCGCAGGTCTGTCGATTTGGACATGGAGTTGCTGATAACTCGAGGAATTTATGATATCATTCTGAGGGAAGCTGCTATTCCTGTTGAAACTGCAAGCAAATATGGAATTGAAGATTCAGATATTGAAACATTGTTAATGCAAGGGTTTAATGCATTGCTATTCACAGAGATTATCAGGGATTCATGGAAACAACTGGACAACTTGAATCAGAAAGTTCTTATCAATGAAGAAAAAGTAGCTTGTTTGGAGAGAAAATCTCTTGAAAAGGAAAATGAGTTAATGCTGGAGGTTGAGGAGAAGGAGAAATTAAAGCAGGAGATACAAGATCTGAGACTTGCAATGGAAGATAAAGAGAAGTTAGAAATGGATTTGTCATTGGCATTGTCAAAAGAGAAGGAGCAGTTTGAGCTTGCTTTAACAGACCTTATTACTGTTAGAGAAGATGCTAGTCGGCAACAGAAGCTGGTTACTGAGAGCAATAGAGACTTGGAATCATTACGGCTCAAACATGTAGAAGCATTAGATCAGATTGAAGTATGTAAATCAGAAATAAATAAGCTTGGTCAAAAGCTTTCTCAAACAGAAGCAGTGTTAACCAAAGCCGACATAGAGAAAAGCGCAACATTTACACGTATCCAAGAATTGCATGATAAGTTATCATTAAGGGAAACTAGGGAGACTacaataaaaaaggaaatggaaagGGCTGCCAACAGATTCTCAAAACTCTTTTCTGAATTTGAATGGAGAGTATCAGGGGCAATAAAAAGCACTAGTTCAAG GCTGGAAGATGCCAATTCTCCATTGAAAGCTATTACTGAGATGGCTAATGAACTTAGAAGATCTGAGCTGCTGTACAAACAGAAACTAGAAAGGGGAAATACTGATCTCAAAATGGCTGAGTCCGAG GTTGATCTCTTGGGAGATGAGGTGGATACCTTGTTGAGATTGCTTGAAAAAATCTATATTGCGCTTGATCATTATTCTCCGGTTTTAAAACATTACCCTGGG GTCATTGAGATTCTTGAGCTGGTCAAGAGAGAATTAAGTGGAGAATCTACTAGAATGTTATGA
- the LOC121785166 gene encoding obg-like ATPase 1, protein MPPKAAKSKEAPAERPILGRFSSHLKIGIVGLPNVGKSTLFNTLTKLSIPAENFPFCTIEPNEARVNIPDERFDWLCQLFKPKSEVSAFLEIHDIAGLVRGAHEGQGLGNNFLSHIRAVDGIFHVLRAFEDPDIIHVDDLVDPVRDLETISAELRLKDIEFMERRIEDLEKSMKRSNDKQLKIEHELCLRIKATLDEGKDVRLVDWKAVEVEILNTFQLLTAKPVVYLVNMSEKDYQRKKNKFLPKIHAWVQEHGGEIMIPFSCALERNLADISPDEAAKYCEENKVQSALPKIIKTGFAAINLIYFFTAGPDEVKCWQIRRQTKAPQAAGAIHTDFERGFICAEVMKFEDLKELGSESAVKASGKYRQEGKTYVVQDGDIIFFKFNVSGGGKK, encoded by the exons ATGCCTCCGAAAGCAGCTAAATCGAAGGAAGCCCCAGCTGAGAGGCCGATTCTTGGACGTTTTTCTTCTCACCTGAAGATTGGAATT GTTGGGTTGCCAAACGTAGGGAAATCGACTCTATTCAATACCCTGACTAAGCTGTCTATACCGGCTGAAAACTTTCCTTTCTGTACCATTGAGCCCAATGAGGCTCGAGTGAATATTCCTGATGAGAGATTTGACTGGCTATGTCAACTCTTCAAGCCGAAGAGCGAG GTATCAGCTTTCCTAGAAATTCATGATATTGCTGGACTTGTTCGTGGTGCTCATGAAGGACAAGGACTTGGGAACAATTTCTTGTCGCATATCCGTGCCGTTGATGGAATTTTTCATGTTTTAC GTGCATTTGAGGATCCCGATATTATCCATGTTGATGACTTGGTGGATCCTGTGAGGGATCTTGAGACAATATCTGCAGAACTACGTCTGAAG GATATTGAGTTCATGGAGAGGCGAATTGAAGATCTTGAGAAGAGCATGAAGAGGAGCAATGACAAGCAACTAAAAATTGAGCACGAGTTGTGCCTGCGG ATCAAGGCAACTTTGGATGAGGGAAAGGATGTCCGCCTGGTGGATTGGAAAGCTGTTGAAGTTGAGATACTGAATACTTTTCAGTTGCTCACTGCAAAGCCTGTTGTTTACTTG GTAAACATGAGTGAGAAAGACTATCAAAGAAAAAAGAACAAGTTTCTCCCAAAGATCCATGCTTG GGTGCAAGAGCATGGTGGTGAAATCATGATCCCTTTCAGCTGTGCTCTTGAGAGGAATCTTGCTGATATATCCCCAGATGAAGCTGCTAAATATTGTGAGGAAAACAAGGTCCAAAG TGCTCTTCCAAAGATCATTAAGACTGGATTTGCAGCCATTAATCTTATATACTTTTTCACTGCAGGGCCAGATGAG GTAAAGTGTTGGCAAATTCGTCGACAGACTAAAGCGCCTCAAGCTGCAGGAGCAATTCACACTGATTTTGAAAGAGGTTTCATATGTGCTGAG GTTATGAAATTCGAAGATCTAAAGGAACTTGGAAGTGAATCAGCGGTGAAG GCCTCTGGGAAGTACCGGCAGGAAGGGAAGACATACGTTGTCCAGGACGGGGACATTATTTTCTTCAAGTTCAACGTCTCTGGCGGTGGGAAGAAGTGA
- the LOC121784538 gene encoding LRR receptor-like serine/threonine-protein kinase GHR1, whose product MSIVRLVLVCFSFSAVFGQLPSRDSLSLLEFKKGIRHDPTGYVLGSWSNESNKNVKGCPSWNGVICGSSGDVIGIVLDNLGLSADVDLSVLANLTKLEKLSIANNSISGKLPENISSFKKLLHLDVSSNLFYSSLPSEIGKLPRLQSLSLAGNNFSGSIPDTIAGLTSIRSLDLSNNSLSGPLPLSLARLEGLVYLNLSSNAFVKGIPKGFEMMSELDVIDFHGNMLDGELSPELLLLTTASYVDFSGNLLVSSAKDQEKFLRGVSPSMKHLNLSHNRFTGSNIGGGVPEAFGSLKVLDLSYNQLSGELPGFSFVYDLEVLKLGSNMFTGSFPNGLLKGDSLVLTELDLSCNNLSGSLSVITSTTLQILNVSSNVLSGELPLSTGSCAVVDLSNNLLEGDLNRMLKWGNVEVVDLSQNRLGGSIPEVTAQFLRLHHLNLSHNSLNGSLPEAITSFHKLVTLDLSFNQLDGPLLTTLLTSPTLAELHLHSNKLSGGIDLSPFSGGSSLQILDLSSNHLNGHFPEGFGLFSGLEVLNLGRNNLSGSVPASICNLTGLNSLDLSENHLSGPLPSNLSSNLQSLNVSYNDLSGVVPENLRRFPQSSFYPGNSQLQFPNPPSSSNATTSGNGSRNHLSMAIKIAIISACVVSLIILILLAVFILHKRKSRRRSPHVRSKDSRGLYSPSFSGFGGTDRASGLVVSAEDVITPQKGSISDKVTPDEKTAAATSFSSSKNSNLSWSPESGDSFSAENISRLDVKSPERLGGELTFLDEMVSFTSEELSRAPAEVLGRSSHGTSYKASLDNGLLLTVKWLREGVAKQRKEFARETKKFANIRHPNVVGLRGYYWGPTQHEKLILSDYISPGNLASFLYDRPGRKGAPLSWTQRLKIAVDVARGLNYLHFDRAIPHGNLKPRNILLDGPDLNARVADYCLHRLMTQSGTLEQILDAGVLGYRAPELAASKKPVPTFKSDVYAFGVIMLELLTGKSAGDVVSGEDGGVDLTDWVRVRVGQGRGAECIEAALGPETSGNPAVEKGVKEVVSIALRCIKSVSERPGIKTVYEDLSSI is encoded by the exons ATGAGTATAGTTAGGCTtgttttagtttgttttagTTTCTCTGCGGTGTTCGGGCAGCTCCCGTCTCGGGACTCTCTATCGTTGCTCGAATTCAAGAAAGGAATCAGGCATGATCCGACAGGTTATGTGCTTGGTTCTTGGAGCAATGAGTCCAATAAGAATGTGAAGGGGTGTCCATCTTGGAATGGGGTAATCTGTGGTAGTAGTGGTGATGTCATAGGCATTGTTCTTGACAATCTTGGCTTGTCTGCAGATGTGGATTTGAGTGTGTTAGCAAATCTCACAAAGCTTGAAAAGCTTTCAATTGCAAACAATTCAATCTCTGGGAAGTTGCCTGAGAATATCAGCAGTTTCAAGAAACTCTTGCATTTAGATGTTTCAAGCAATCTGTTTTACTCCTCATTGCCATCAGAGATAGGCAAACTACCCCGGCTACAGAGTCTCTCGCTTGCTGGAAACAATTTCTCTGGCTCGATTCCTGACACGATTGCTGGACTCACCTCTATCCGTTCGTTGGACCTGAGCAACAACTCCCTATCCGGGCCACTACCGTTGTCTCTAGCAAGGCTGGAAGGCTTAGTTTATCTCAATCTTTCATCGAACGCCTTCGTGAAAGGCATACCAAAAGGGTTTGAGATGATGAGTGAACTTGATGTGATTGATTTCCATGGAAATATGCTTGATGGTGAACTTTCTCCAGAGCTTTTGCTACTCACCACAGCTAGTTATGTTGATTTTAGTGGCAATTTGCTTGTGAGTTCTGCTAAAGACCAGGAGAAGTTTCTACGGGGCGTCTCTCCATCCATGAAGCACCTGAATCTCAGCCACAACCGGTTCACTGGATCAAACATTGGTGGTGGCGTCCCTGAGGCTTTTGGAAGCTTGAAGGTCTTGGATTTGAGCTACAATCAGCTCTCTGGGGAGCTGCCGGGCTTCAGCTTCGTGTATGATCTTGAAGTGCTTAAACTTGGTAGTAATATGTTTACTGGTTCGTTCCCTAACGGGCTTTTAAAAGGCGACTCATTGGTGCTGACAGAGTTGGACTTGAGCTGCAACAACCTCTCAG GTTCACTTAGTGTTATTACATCAACTACGTTGCAAATCCTTAATGTTTCCTCGAATGTGCTTTCTGGTGAACTTCCACTCTCGACTGGAAGCTGTGCTGTTGTTGATCTCTCGAATAACCTTTTGGAGGGAGACTTGAATAGGATGCTGAAATGGGGAAACGTGGAAGTCGTCGATCTCAGCCAAAACCGGCTGGGAGGGTCTATACCGGAGGTGACTGCTCAATTCTTGCGTCTGCATCACCTGAATCTGTCACACAATTCTTTAAACGGGTCTCTTCCAGAAGCTATCACGTCGTTTCATAAACTCGTGACACTTGATCTCAGCTTCAATCAGTTGGATGGACCTCTTTTAACCACTCTTTTAACATCACCAACTCTTGCAGAACTTCACCTGCATAGTAATAAGCTTTCTGGTGGTATTGATCTTTCGCCTTTCTCTGGCGGATCGAGTCTTCAAATTCTCGACCTCTCGAGTAACCACCTCAACGGCCACTTCCCCGAGGGGTTCGGATTGTTTTCTGGACTTGAAGTGCTCAATCTCGGACGAAACAATCTCAGTGGCTCAGTGCCTGCTTCAATTTGTAACCTCACTGGCCTAAACTCATTGGATCTTTCTGAAAATCATTTAAGTGGTCCACTTCCTAGTAATCTATCTAGTAATCTCCAAAGTCTCAACGTCTCGTACAATGATCTCTCTGGCGTCGTCCCAGAAAATCTGAGGAGGTTCCCTCAATCTTCGTTTTACCCGGGGAATTCTCAGCTGCAGTTCCCTAATCCACCTAGTTCCAGTAATGCTACTACTTCAGGAAATGGAAGCAGGAACCATTTGAGTATGGCTATTAAGATTGCAATCATATCTGCTTGTGTTGTTTCTCTGATCATCCTGATCCTTCTTGCTGTTTTCATTCTTCACAAACGCAAATCAAGAAGGCGTTCCCCACATGTCAGGAGCAAAGACTCTAGGGGTTTGTACTCTCCGAGCTTTTCTGGCTTTGGTGGAACGGACCGTGCTAGTGGCTTGGTCGTCTCAGCAGAGGATGTCATAACACCGCAAAAGGGATCAATTTCCGACAAAGTTACCCCAGACGAGAAAACAGCAGCAGCAACCAGCTTCTCCTCCTCGAAGAACAGCAACTTGTCGTGGTCACCCGAATCTGGTGATTCATTCTCTGCAGAAAACATTTCAAGATTGGATGTAAAGTCTCCTGAGAGATTGGGTGGTGAGCTGACCTTTCTAGATGAAATGGTTTCATTCACGTCCGAGGAGCTGTCAAGGGCCCCGGCTGAAGTCCTGGGGAGGAGCAGCCACGGGACTTCCTACAAGGCGAGCCTGGATAACGGGCTTTTGCTGACTGTGAAATGGCTGAGGGAAGGAGTTGCAAAGCAGAGAAAAGAATTTGCTAGAGAAACTAAGAAATTTGCCAACATCAGACATCCAAATGTGGTTGGCTTGAGAGGCTACTACTGGGGTCCAACGCAGCACGAGAAGCTTATCCTCTCCGACTACATATCTCCTGGCAATCTTGCAAGCTTCCTATACG ATCGGCCGGGGAGAAAAGGCGCCCCGTTGAGCTGGACTCAGAGGCTGAAAATAGCTGTTGATGTTGCGCGCGGCCTCAACTATCTCCATTTTGACCGCGCCATCCCACACGGGAACCTCAAGCCCAGAAACATCCTCCTAGACGGGCCTGATCTAAATGCGCGAGTTGCTGACTACTGCCTGCACCGTCTGATGACTCAGTCAGGCACCCTGGAGCAGATTCTTGATGCCGGTGTGCTAGGGTACAGAGCACCGGAGCTGGCAGCATCGAAGAAGCCCGTCCCCACGTTCAAGTCGGATGTGTACGCCTTTGGGGTGATCATGCTGGAGCTGCTAACTGGTAAAAGTGCGGGCGATGTGGTATCGGGCGAGGATGGAGGGGTCGACTTGACGGATTGGGTTCGGGTGAGGGTGGGCCAAGGCCGGGGAGCAGAGTGCATCGAGGCTGCATTGGGACCGGAGACGAGTGGCAACCCTGCAGTGGAGAAAGGGGTGAAGGAGGTTGTTAGTATAGCATTGAGGTGTATAAAGTCTGTTTCTGAGAGGCCTGGAATCAAGACTGTGTATGAGGATCTTTCATCAATCTAG
- the LOC121784631 gene encoding small RNA 2'-O-methyltransferase-like, with the protein MIEAGKPQANPLKMSSLSPKAIIHQKYGDKASYKVEEVQVTPENGCPGLVITQKAPPCLYRCILHLPETTVVSDTFKKKREAEQSAAEKAIEKLGLRQKEYNPTMQEAWDDLAGRVAFLFANEFLSFPNPLSNHFRAALRRDGHFNGFVPVSVIAVYDAKTTTSICKFINPAAEMNSLLVMSLVSRAAAKLSDLVIVSDDRLSVQRRNLYLPEIISSINHEASLSESIPLDVILIPVSCEKAVEPLKLNISATGYYLDVIAQALSLPGASDIIISRTIGKASSEMRIYSSTPKRLFENLSEPLTKQASHVEGSLNIRATYFAGQEIHGDAILASIGYAWKSTDLSHEAISLCSYYRNFVSKIPSGPYKVSRDAILAAQLPLAFTTKSNWRGSFPRDILCAFCRSHHLSEPVFSTQSSMLDSSVNLPGSRKNLKATELSKKEKSELGIAAAPTGAISCNIKIYSKNQELLLECSPQESYRKQTDAVQSVALKVLRWLDIFFEKPDLSAEELGLLAKKFDIQFTHNFVKGFSLCHSVHRSGTTITQVSNTTFNNLEGQNSGVTPANGCLACINYTVSLLGEGDSTKEYIESCEEFEFEVGNQAVLPHLDAAVEKMAVGQSAYFTVELPLSELILAASGDSAKTLSLLSPRSCKLEYCVTLLQVTEPLEDRMEQALFSPPLSKQRVEFAVCQIRQSSAVSLVDFGCGSGSLLDSLLSYPTSLEKIAGVDLSHRGLAKAAKLVHSKLNSLLDPNEPTSEMKSAALYYGNITEFDPQLHGFDIATCLEVIEHMEEEEACLFGNVVLSLFAPKILIVSTPNYEYNVILQGCTPHSQEDDPDEKNQAQACKFRNHDHKFEWTRAQFQHWASELAAKHNYSVEFSGVGGTADVEPGFASQIAIFRRGEESVSSMECGSEYVQIWKWSREDVAVNC; encoded by the exons ATGATAGAAGCAGGAAAACCCCAAGCTAATCCTTTGAAGATGTCATCATTGTCACCTAAGGCGATCATACACCAAAAGTATGGTGACAAGGCCTCCTACAAGGTTGAAGAAGTTCAAGTTACACCAGAAAATGGATGTCCCGGGCTCGTCATCACACAGAAGGCGCCACCATGTCTCTACCGTTGCATTCTGCATCTTCCGGAAACTACTGTTGTCTCTGATACATTTAAAAAGAAAAGGGAAGCTGAACAATCAGCTGCAGAGAAGGCCATAGAAAAG CTGGGCCTCCGTCAAAAGGAATATAATCCCACCATGCAGGAAGCTTGGGATGATTTAGCTGGTCGTGTTGCTTTCCTCTTTGCAAATGAG TTTCTTTCATTTCCCAATCCACTCAGTAATCACTTCAGAGCAGCTTTGAGAAGAGATGGTCATTTCAATGGTTTCGTTCCAGTTTCAGTAATCGCAGTCTATGATGCAAAGACGACTACTAGCATATGCAAATTCATAAATCCTGCTGCTGAGATGAATTCGCTGCTGGTGATGTCTCTAGTTTCACGGGCAGCAGCCAAACTGTCTGATTTAGTCATCGTATCTGATGATCGACTTTCGGTACAGAGGAGAAATTTATATTTACCAGAGATTATATCTTCAATAAACCATGAAGCGAGCCTGTCGGAAAGCATTCCACTTGATGTGATACTCATTCCAGTTTCATGTGAGAAAGCTGTTGAACCTTTGAAACTTAACATTTCTGCAACTGGTTATTACCTTGATGTTATTGCCCAAGCACTAAGTTTGCCGGGGGCTTCGGATATTATAATATCCAG AACGATCGGCAAAGCTTCATCTGAAATGAGAATATATTCCTCCACTCCAAAGCGACTCTTTGAAAACTTGTCAGAGCCTCTAACCAAACAAGCTAGCCATGTCGAAGGATCTCTAAACATAAGGGCAACTTATTTTGCTGGCCAAGAGATACACGGTGATGCAATTCTGGCTTCTATAGGTTACGCATGGAAGTCCACCGATCTTTCACATGAAGCCATTTCACTGTGCTCATATTATAG AAATTTTGTCAGTAAGATACCGAGTGGACCATACAAGGTATCTAGAGATGCAATTCTTGCTGCTCAGTTACCTTTAGCATTCACAACGAAAAGCAATTGGAGAGGTTCGTTTCCCAGAGACATACTTTGTGCATTTTGCCGCTCTCACCATCTTTCCGAACCTGTCTTCTCTACTCAAAGTAGCATGCTGGATTCATCAGTAAATTTACCTGGATCTCGCAAAAATTTGAAAGCGACAGAGTTGAGCAAGAAGGAAAAAAGTGAATTGGGCATTGCTGCTGCACCAACTGGAGCTATTAGTTGTAATATAAAGATATATTCCAAAAATCAAGAACTTCTTTTAGAATGCTCACCACAAGAGTCTTATCGGAAGCAGACGGATGCTGTGCAAAGTGTTGCTTTGAAAGTCCTACGCTGGCTGGacatattttttgaaaaaccaGACTTGTCTGCAGAGGAGTTGGGCTTATTAGCAAAAAAGTTTGATATTCAGTTTACTCACAACTTCGTTAAGGGATTCTCGCTATGCCACTCCGTGCACAGATCTGGAACCACCATAACGCAAGTTTCCAATACAACTTTTAACAATCTAGAGGGTCAAAATTCGGGAGTAACTCCAGCTAATGGCTGTTTAGCATGCATAAACTACACAGTCTCATTGTTAGGAGAAGGAGACAGCACTAAAGAATATATTGAAAGCTGTGAAGAGTTTGAGTTTGAAGTCGGTAATCAAGCTGTATTGCCTCATCTGGACGCAGCTGTGGAAAAGATGGCTGTTGGCCAGTCGGCATATTTCACAGTGGAGTTGCCTCTCAGTGAGTTGATTTTGGCTGCATCTGGGGATTCTGCAAAAACTCTATCCTTATTGTCTCCAA GAAGCTGCAAATTGGAGTACTGTGTTACTTTATTGCAGGTGACAGAACCATTAGAAGATCGAATGGAGCAAGCCCTATTTAGCCCCCCTCTGTCCAAGCAGCGCGTTGAATTTGCTGTATGCCAAATTAGACAATCTTCTGCAGTTTCTTTG GTTGATTTTGGTTGTGGTTCTGGAAGTTTATTGGATTCCTTGCTGTCTTATCCTACTTCACTGGAGAAAATTGCCGGTGTTGATCTTTCACACCGAGGTCTTGCAAAAGCAGCCAAG TTGGTCCACTCAAAGTTAAACAGTTTATTAGATCCCAATGAGCCGACTAGCGAGATGAAATCTGCAGCTCTTTATTACGGAAACATCACGGAATTTGATCCTCAGCTACATGGATTCGACATTGCAACTTGCTTGGAG GTGATTGAACATATGGAGGAAGAAGAAGCATGCTTATTTGGCAATGTAGTGCTGAGCTTGTTCGCCCCCAAGATCCTCATCGTCTCCACCCCAAACTACGAGTACAATGTGATCCTCCAGGGATGCACGCCGCACAGCCAAGAAGATGATCCGGATGAAAAGAACCAGGCGCAGGCATGCAAATTCCGAAATCATGATCACAAATTCGAATGGACCAGAGCCCAGTTTCAGCACTGGGCGTCTGAGCTGGCCGCGAAGCACAACTACTCTGTCGAATTCAGTGGCGTTGGGGGCACTGCTGATGTTGAGCCCGGGTTTGCGTCCCAGATTGCGATATTTAGGAGAGGGGAAGAGAGTGTGAGCAGCATGGAATGTGGCAGTGAATATGTCCAAATCTGGAAATGGAGTAGAGAGGATGTGGCAGTTAATTGTTGA